The proteins below are encoded in one region of Acidobacteriota bacterium:
- a CDS encoding M28 family peptidase — protein sequence MGEKSNRFEFLEKNLKDHVVALSHEIGERSHHHYESLEKAAEYIFQKFEDHGYTPEKHTYKISGTEYGNIIATRTGRDEPYNIIVAGAHYDTVRGTPGANDNASGVSAVLELSRLFSTIDTRKTIRFIAFVNEEPPFFRTRLMGSRVYTRQAKKNNENILAMLSFEMIGYYSEKDGSQHYPFGIRLSHPREANFIAIVGDLRSRRFVRECARIFRKHSNFDIQSVSVPRFIPGVDFSDHWSFWKEGYRAAMVTDTAFYRYDDYHTSHDTFEKLGYGKMAQVVEGFYHVLAELGE from the coding sequence ATGGGAGAGAAGTCGAACCGGTTTGAATTCCTCGAGAAGAATCTGAAGGATCATGTCGTCGCCTTGTCGCACGAGATCGGCGAGAGGAGCCACCATCATTATGAGAGTCTCGAAAAGGCGGCTGAGTACATCTTTCAAAAGTTCGAAGACCACGGATACACTCCTGAGAAGCATACGTATAAGATCTCTGGAACCGAGTACGGTAACATCATCGCAACCAGGACAGGAAGAGATGAACCTTATAATATCATCGTAGCCGGGGCGCATTACGACACGGTCCGCGGGACACCCGGAGCCAATGACAACGCGAGCGGCGTATCTGCTGTTCTGGAGCTATCCAGGCTCTTCTCGACCATAGACACGCGAAAAACTATAAGGTTCATCGCCTTCGTGAACGAGGAACCACCTTTTTTCAGGACGAGGTTGATGGGCAGCAGGGTTTACACAAGGCAGGCAAAGAAGAACAATGAGAATATCTTAGCCATGCTCAGCTTTGAGATGATCGGTTACTATTCTGAGAAAGATGGATCCCAGCATTATCCTTTCGGGATACGGCTCTCCCATCCCCGCGAGGCAAACTTCATTGCCATCGTGGGAGATCTCCGTTCAAGGAGATTCGTTAGAGAATGCGCCCGGATTTTCAGGAAGCATTCCAATTTTGATATTCAATCTGTCAGCGTGCCTCGATTCATTCCCGGGGTTGACTTCTCTGATCACTGGTCATTCTGGAAGGAAGGGTACAGAGCCGCCATGGTAACCGACACTGCTTTTTACAGATATGATGATTATCATACGTCGCACGATACGTTTGAGAAACTGGGTTACGGAAAGATGGCCCAAGTGGTGGAAGGCTTCTACCACGTTCTGGCAGAACTCGGTGAATAG